A window from Erythrolamprus reginae isolate rEryReg1 chromosome 9, rEryReg1.hap1, whole genome shotgun sequence encodes these proteins:
- the LOC139172529 gene encoding protein phosphatase 1 regulatory subunit 3E-like: MEKAGSLHASVPTPPPRLYLPRNFSCSACLYGSLAEQCKGGCSPEVEEAVDPLPSPPSPPVTREAEAARSPPPPPPPLRSPSPPLASPPPPTRGREPTLPPVPPSPTLRRRAKSLPTPGDRGLRPALQQQSPSRRKTVRFADSLGLELTAVRHFCQADVPRVPPPPAPLPASPLPPRGADLFKTRKPPALGELEPVLFGPPAPVLEPLFPPQPGAGPGFVDRVRQHKVKLEWVRPEAAGLRGAVRVLNLAYEKSVSVRYTLNRWASCNEVPAAYLPPPGAAQDARTDRFAFHLPVGAGTTLLEFAVRYRVADTEYWDNNDGHNYKLRGRQRPDGGPEPDGGGAWIHFI, from the coding sequence ATGGAGAAGGCCGGCTCCCTGCACGCCTCGGTGCCCACGCCGCCTCCGCGCCTCTACCTCCCGCGGAACTTCAGCTGCAGCGCCTGCCTTTACGGCAGCCTGGCCGAGCAATGCAAGGGCGGCTGCAGCCCGGAGGTCGAGGAGGCGGTGGACCCGCTGCCTTCGCCCCCGTCGCCGCCGGTCACCCGCGAAGCCGAGGCCGCccgctcgccgccgccgccgcctcctccactCCGCTCCCCTTCGCCGCCCCTGGCCTCCCCGCCGCCGCCCACCCGCGGCCGAGAGCCCACGCTCCCCCCGGTGCCGCCCAGCCCGACCCTCCGCCGCCGCGCCAAGTCTTTACCCACCCCGGGCGACCGGGGGCTCCGGCCGGCTTTGCAGCAGCAGAGCCCCTCGCGGCGCAAGACGGTGCGCTTCGCCGACTCGCTGGGGCTGGAGCTGACCGCCGTGCGCCACTTCTGCCAAGCCGACGTGCCCCGGGTGCCGCCGCCGCCCGCGCCCCTGCCCGCCTCGCCTCTTCCCCCGCGCGGCGCCGACCTCTTCAAGACGCGCAAGCCGCCCGCGCTGGGCGAGCTGGAGCCGGTGCTGTTCGGGCCTCCGGCTCCCGTGCTGGAGCCCCTCTTCCCGCCCCAGCCCGGCGCCGGCCCGGGCTTCGTGGATCGTGTGCGGCAGCACAAAGTGAAGCTGGAGTGGGTGCGTCCCGAGGCGGCCGGGCTGCGCGGCGCCGTGCGCGTCCTCAACCTGGCTTACGAGAAGAGCGTCTCGGTGCGCTACACGCTCAACCGCTGGGCCAGTTGCAACGAGGTGCCCGCCGCTTACCTGCCGCCGCCCGGCGCCGCCCAAGACGCCCGCACCGACCGCTTCGCCTTCCACCTGCCCGTGGGCGCCGGCACCACGCTGCTCGAGTTCGCCGTGCGCTACCGCGTGGCCGACACCGAATATTGGGACAACAACGACGGCCACAACTACAAGCTGCGGGGCAGGCAGAGGCCCGACGGCGGCCCGGAACCCGACGGCGGCGGCGCTTGGATCCATTTCATCTGA
- the C9H16orf46 gene encoding uncharacterized protein C16orf46 homolog gives MTVPAGTAPPGSRRKGSRALGWSRWPLSSPHRRCCGCRCARSLLVLLRLLTSRSHLESRPGLGFDLAAPPGFCLPPPPLVLRLSSGRPSDGECGRGRRVRFPRRGNRWSKASRAYLVQWAGKVGGKEARFPFERPSDPIASQGCLAWRDGQKEERDPLYGEDGQVVPTQPSRTVAFLGMLSLKDGDVGNGRKPERGSFLRGRRFKERGKSMSKALKRFEMVIEGYYEAPPLLLSTACSGRPATAGSRATRTEAGAGPGTVIASAAPSPPRPSRHHQASRARPNSSAASSSPPPERRRSSRQGGGTRGVAGGEGKRRSGKEPEDRPDGRRDYGAEGVQPAVTATVMNSSGQNQSEINSDKATTKSRNAESENHCIYANERRERNQIYTLLSISNSVNEQVERPWECANGTGWEEAVKSWSKTAPFAYLQLQKKVRKSKTSESVNRCLYCLDLMPSVEPEPKNIVKVKSDFKLNPTAALGSPPEKQQTLLYSNSVTTTTTATTTSATDEPKKETDFSKLHSIQISQGEKKRMDLREAQASLSEKKLFFLKENLLFPAEKKPVPIKEYNILPLGKAQSLETVKTKEIRSHEPLLWNQSGNEITAKSSLVLPPLKDAALKHSLDNSPKTSKAVNSQAGAKTSHVLAETVSCPQFLKPKHLTGEPRIDAVYDVVKEQIKRHEVAPTFVPRLSKTSLLSRHLDRGCWHGGFLPERKSLTLSGSVQRRRHGHLQSSHSLQAKGTHSGKASEIRSRSYNASKQEGSQAKSLDLPLLSGLFPSLTVSRIALTALPSRLT, from the exons ATGACGGTCCCCGCTGGAACAGCGCCGCCAGGGTCCCGGAGGAAGGGGAGCCGCGCGCTGGGCTGGAGCCGGTGGCCGCTCTCTTCCCCGCACCGGAGATGCTGCGGTTGCCGGTGCGCTCGCTCGCTGCTTGTGCTTCTGCGGCTACTGACGTCGCGGAGTCATCTCGAGTCGCGCCCGGGCCTCGGGTTCGACCTCGCCGCCCCTCCGGGCTTCTGCCTCCCGCCCCCGCCGCTCGTCCTCCGCCTGTCCTCCGGGCGTCCTTCAGACGGAGAATGCGGGCGAGGGCGGCGCGTGCGATTCCCCCGCAGGGGCAACCGCTGGTCCAAAGCTAGCCGGGCCTACTTGG TTCAGTGGGCCGGCAAAGTTGGGGGAAAGGAAGCGCGGTTCCCCTTTGAGCGGCCAAGCGATCCAATTGCGTCTCAAGGCTGCCTCGCTTGGCGGGACGGGCAGAAAGAAGAACGCGACCCGCTTTATGGGGAGGATGGCCAAGTCGTGCCAACCCAGCCCTCCCGTACCGTTGCGTTTCTTGGGATGCTTTCGCTCAAGGACGGTGACGTGGGAAACGGGAGGAAACCTGAGCG AGGCTCATTCCTGAGAGGCAGAAGATTTAAGGAACGGGGAAAATCCATGTCCAAGGCTTTGAAAAGATTTGAGATGGTCATAGAAGGTTACTATGAAG ccccccccctcctcctctccacggCCTGCTCCGGTCGCCCGGCAACGGCGGGGTCCCGGGCGACGAGGACAGAGGCGGGGGCCGGCCCGGGGACTGTGATCGCATCGGCGGCTCCATCTCCCCCCCGCCCCTCCCGGCACCACCAGGCCAGCCGAGCCCGTCCTAACTCCTCGGCGGCGTCCTCCTCGCCTCCCCCTGAGCGGCGGCGGAGCTCTCGGCAAGGCGGCGGGACGCGGGGCGTTGCGGGCGGGGAGGGGAAAAGACGAAGCGGGAAGGAGCCCGAGGATCGGCCGGACGGCAGGCGGGATTATGGG GCAGAAGGCGTGCAACCAGCAGTGACAGCAACTGTTATGAATTCCTCTGGACAGAACCAAAGTGAAATCAACTCCGACAAAGCCACGACCAAGTCAAGAAATGCGGAATCGGAGAATCACTGCATCTACGCCAATGAGAGGCGGGAGAGGAATCAGATTTACACCCTTTTGAGTATCAGCAATAGTGTAAATGAGCAAGTGGAAAGGCCCTGGGAGTGTGCAAATGGAACGGGATGGGAGGAAGCA GTCAAAAGCTGGAGCAAAACAGCCCCGTTTGCTTACCTTCAGTTGCAAAAGAAAGTCCGAAAGTCCAAGACAAGTGAGTCCGTCAATAGATGCCTCTACTGCTTAGATTTGATGCCAAGTGTGGAACCGGAGCCCAAAAATATTGTGAAAGTCAAATCTGATTTCAAACTCAACCCAACCGCTGCCCTGGGCAGCCCTCCAGAAAAACAACAGactctactttactctaattcagtcacaacaacaacaactgctaCTACTACTTCTGCCACCGATGAGCCTAAGAAAGAAACGGATTTTAGTAAATTGCATTCTATTCAAATTTCccaaggggaaaagaaaagaatggacttAAGAGAAGCCCAAGCTTCTCTGAGCGAAAAGAAGTTATTTTTCCTGAAGGAGAATCTGCTGTTCCCAGCGGAAAAGAAACCGGTGCCAATAAAGGAATATAACATTCTGCCACTGGGAAAGGCCCAAAGTCTAGAAACAGTTAAGACCAAAGAGATAAGGAGCCACGAACCTCTTCTGTGGAATCAGTCTGGCAATGAAATCACTGCTAAGTCATCATTGGTCCTGCCGCCCCTGAAGGATGCAGCGCTCAAACACAGCCTGGATAACTCTCCAAAGACAAGTAAGGCAGTTAATTCCCAGGCCGGTGCGAAAACCTCCCATGTTTTGGCAGAGACGGTCTCCTGCCCTCAGTTTTTAAAACCCAAGCATCTCACGGGCGAGCCGAGGATAGACGCCGTGTACGATGTGGTGAAGGAGCAGATAAAAAGGCACGAGGTAGCCCCCACCTTCGTACCGAGGCTTTCCAAGACTTCACTCCTCTCAAGGCATTTGGATCGGGGCTGCTGGCACGGTGGCTTTTTGCCAGAGAGGAAAAGTCTAACCTTGAGCGGTTCGGTTCAGCGGAGAAGACACGGGCATCTCCAGAGCAGCCATTCCCTGCAGGCGAAAGGAACCCACTCCGGCAAAGCCAGTGAAATTAGGAGCAGGAGTTACAATGCAAGCAAACAGGAAGGAAGTCAGGCAAAATCTCTGGACCTCCCACTGCTTTCGGGACTGTTCCCTTCCTTAACGGTCAGCCGGATTGCCTTAACAGCACTGCCTTCAAGGCTGACCTGA